A segment of the Trifolium pratense cultivar HEN17-A07 linkage group LG7, ARS_RC_1.1, whole genome shotgun sequence genome:
GTCACGCAACTCTACGAAGTCTCGGATTAAAATCAGACAAAGATATCCGGCCTAATAATATGTCAATTAGGCTCTAGTCTGGGCTTTACAGATTCATGATCTTTTATTGGACGTCTAATGACTTGTTTGATTCCACCGTGATAATATGAACCTATATTTTGTAGCTTCTGTATGGCCGCATGTTTACTTGGACAATTTTGTTCctcattcttttctttctcgtatttttaaaataagtgaACCACTAAATTGAtagattaataataatttatagacTATTTAGTAGATTTCTATAGTTTATGAATTAAATTGAAGAAAGACCGATAGTTCATAAACCAAATTAATAGCTTACTAGTTACTATTCTGAAAATACTTTAAGAATTTAAAGAATATCCATTCAAACATGCATTATTTTAGCACATTACCCTACTTTTGCAAGGGTAAGTTGAAATTAATATGAAACACACAACGGCAAGGCTTCAAGTTCAAACTCAATAAAAACGTTCAACCTAATAATATCAGCATTGTCAATTAAACTGCATCTTAGAGACAATATGTGGTAGTGTGTATAAAATGCTTACACTAGATAAACATAATACAGTGTCCAATCCATTTTATCATCATACGTAAACATGAAAAGCACATTCAATTGACAAACAGAAGAAGGAAATAGTATATTTTAACATTACAATACAAagtccaacaacaacaacataacgACTTAAAAAAGGTACCGAATCAAGCAGAAGGAGCAGGAGGTGGAGGTTCCGTCGACGCATCAGCAGAAATAACAACTGTAAAATCAGGAGGAAGTGGTGGCAACGGAGCATACTCAGTTGGTTTCCGATTCCTATCCGACGGTGATGATTTTCTTGGCCTCGTCTTCATGTGATGTGCAGTTGATTTCTTCTGTGGCCTCTTTGAACACTCAATCAACAATCCTCCACACGcatttcttctttcaattcgaATTGTTTTGTTTCGAAATGAATTTGGCGCTATCGCAACACCGCACCCAAAAATGCTTGACACCGACGACGACATTTTTCTCTGTGTTTTCTCTTTTCCGTTCTGTTGCTGTTTCTCAGACTCTCGTGCCTTATCGTTTTATCTATTCAGAGGATTTTGTATAATTCCCATTTTACCCTTTTACACACCACATACCCCTTGCCCCAGTCTGTTTGGGTCATGCTTGGG
Coding sequences within it:
- the LOC123893548 gene encoding 50S ribosomal protein 6, chloroplastic produces the protein MSSSVSSIFGCGVAIAPNSFRNKTIRIERRNACGGLLIECSKRPQKKSTAHHMKTRPRKSSPSDRNRKPTEYAPLPPLPPDFTVVISADASTEPPPPAPSA